In Bacteroidales bacterium, a single genomic region encodes these proteins:
- a CDS encoding DUF2892 domain-containing protein, with the protein MKKNMGSTDRIIRSLVAIILAILIITGVLSGIAAIILGILSAILMVTAILGFCPLYILFGLHTLRTRTGIDS; encoded by the coding sequence ATGAAGAAAAATATGGGTTCAACAGATAGAATTATCCGAAGCCTTGTTGCAATAATATTAGCAATCCTGATTATCACGGGAGTGTTATCGGGTATTGCAGCAATCATTTTGGGAATTCTTTCAGCAATATTAATGGTTACGGCAATATTAGGTTTTTGCCCTTTATATATATTATTTGGATTGCATACCCTCAGAACCCGCACTGGCATTGATTCTTAA
- a CDS encoding DUF2141 domain-containing protein, whose translation MSGIETVKGKVQIGLYNVADNFPKEGKEYKKVFVTVNANVLNYTFSVPAGNYAIALFHDEDSDGEMDKNFLGIPQEKYGFSNNVEPVISAPSFEETKINLTKNTSIEIKLISY comes from the coding sequence ATATCAGGAATTGAAACAGTAAAAGGAAAAGTACAGATTGGCTTATATAATGTTGCGGATAATTTTCCTAAAGAAGGAAAAGAATATAAAAAAGTATTTGTTACAGTAAATGCAAATGTATTAAACTATACGTTTTCCGTTCCTGCCGGGAATTATGCTATTGCATTGTTTCATGATGAAGATTCAGACGGAGAAATGGATAAAAATTTTCTGGGGATACCGCAGGAAAAATATGGTTTTTCAAACAATGTTGAACCGGTGATAAGCGCTCCATCATTTGAAGAAACAAAAATTAATCTTACAAAAAATACTTCCATTGAAATAAAGTTAATTAGTTATTAA
- a CDS encoding nucleoside deaminase — protein sequence MITAFSDEYFMKEALKEARKAFDADEVPIGAVVVCENKIIARAHNYTEHLNDVTAHAEMQAFTSAANYLGGKYLTECTLYVTLEPCPMCAGASYWTQVKKIVYAAKDEKRGYSNYSDKLLHPSTEIVSGIHEKEAKKLLQDFFKKKRK from the coding sequence ATGATCACCGCATTCTCCGATGAATACTTTATGAAAGAAGCATTGAAAGAAGCCCGTAAAGCTTTTGATGCGGATGAAGTGCCTATTGGTGCAGTGGTTGTTTGTGAAAATAAAATCATAGCCCGTGCTCATAATTATACAGAACATTTGAACGATGTTACTGCTCATGCCGAAATGCAGGCTTTTACTTCTGCTGCAAATTATCTTGGCGGAAAATATTTGACAGAATGTACTCTTTATGTAACACTGGAGCCCTGTCCTATGTGCGCAGGAGCATCATACTGGACACAGGTAAAAAAAATTGTGTATGCTGCCAAAGATGAAAAACGTGGTTATTCGAATTATTCAGATAAACTCCTTCACCCTTCAACCGAAATAGTTAGTGGTATTCACGAAAAAGAAGCAAAAAAATTATTACAGGATTTTTTTAAAAAGAAACGGAAATAA